In the genome of Microbacterium saperdae, one region contains:
- a CDS encoding golvesin C-terminal-like domain-containing protein translates to MDSKMNAEPEDGSLLWSRRSVLRMLVIAGVLPPVVGAPFAAGAPASATTTTTGAYPDALRRLAKPNLALSQIAQLVGENHRMTFYRAQWDGGETIVRDLEVAHDGGWLLLTDPAHRFDEQWIVFEGTLPAGSAPELYGPLQPSWLGFTSHEVLGAQAIELRTSTDDIDLVVRWRLEGPNPEAHYVLTAKTAGDYIVGYQSQDAKALDDLEEVLCGSYQHALSVLDGSAPLGAWELFAPMALTQYAVGNVPVTSGVYLPSEVAEFVHERQLMSDRQPYGMSLRSDSLDIVPCMYSPQPGLRTTMTAGQQRGFAFGLAARADTLYGTYTQLCRGEYGLTAYRHNVYDRSLTDAVHAMAELIAVEPDGDDSVDYIPSYSGWWNRAKGFVDVENEDAVRAAASGVVLSAHYLTGTADSTLYDRRARPLIEYQLSRKGIGHSPVIGSPVYNDTTQYRIGRIPTDAVNLTALYQLTHGRNAGIQRLAVQATKAGTVGQSRAPFANALATYRATGDPAYLAEAKLIGSRYVQEQILTPYRGNGQPPGGFAYSFSKYWVDLLELFEVTGEEEFLEGAYREVQRFLTQTTVRPVPDETVTVPSGAVIKQQYDWESRSSLPGYPTTTVPTETVPAWYVSPSGLTFEALSSFKLGLSTLANPGGGYVFNPCWAGALLRLAHHTGDSLIADVAHNMVIGRFTTYPGYYGRQFQVAHMKPGFATSGPVGITGYYFHHAPAQLGLAMDYLISESFYRSAGSIDFPHVFEADFAYFKFFAYGHAPGTFFGEDGVWPYFPAGLVALDNPLVNWLAGVGNDSLYVSLTNSAASAQQVVVDLSSDLTGLPRNSAPAVEVVAADGSRSTQTAHDGRITVSVPARGLVALVVRDVEVQKPALPSDDIADHGPDTFHEVDSDPATDYGLARGMLLMRPGGDGYDAYVQIDTEQTATLRYRIGDQAVQQAPAKGYPYEWTIPVDDLTQTFRYTITAGGVTTSEVTLRVPARISGQNAAIVGDVVAQATGTAGDRVPLVIEVRNATDEAIAGTVALTLPGGWQVDGAVPAVSVAAGASGRVETAVVIAANATLGEVEVKGSLSIPGEPAVALRAATIEVIDRRRLVSLSTDTAIVSGPGAVAKLTAVVINTGVTPLQGTLALYGTTGWIVGPQSATITVPPRSDLTHTWTVTAGSGVAPGSSTRFEARLDQTLRRGVLVRIADEGVITHTQSPWPGYLEAGNWYPSGLSGWNGTRTRYSDNDSVGSTVTWNADLPQAGLYSVSVWYPTNATTTTSAAYIVTHKSGDTEVIVNQTQGAAAWRSLGTYRYDADAVGTVRLEVRNTSIHRVSAAQFVRIGD, encoded by the coding sequence ATGGATTCAAAGATGAATGCCGAGCCCGAAGACGGTTCCCTCCTGTGGAGCCGACGGTCCGTGTTGCGCATGCTCGTGATCGCGGGTGTCCTTCCTCCCGTCGTGGGGGCGCCGTTCGCGGCCGGGGCGCCCGCGTCGGCGACCACGACGACAACCGGGGCCTACCCCGATGCCCTCCGCCGGTTGGCGAAGCCGAACCTGGCGCTGTCGCAGATCGCACAGCTCGTGGGGGAGAACCATCGGATGACGTTCTACCGAGCCCAGTGGGACGGCGGGGAGACGATCGTCCGCGACCTCGAGGTCGCGCATGACGGCGGATGGCTGCTCCTGACCGATCCTGCGCACCGCTTCGACGAGCAGTGGATCGTCTTCGAAGGCACGCTGCCCGCCGGGAGCGCGCCCGAGCTCTACGGCCCGTTGCAGCCGAGCTGGCTGGGCTTCACCTCGCACGAGGTTCTCGGTGCGCAGGCGATCGAGCTGCGCACGAGCACGGATGACATCGACCTCGTCGTCCGCTGGCGGCTGGAAGGCCCCAACCCGGAGGCGCACTACGTGCTCACGGCCAAGACGGCCGGCGACTACATCGTCGGGTACCAGAGCCAGGACGCGAAGGCGCTCGACGATCTCGAGGAAGTGCTCTGCGGGTCCTACCAGCACGCCCTCTCCGTGCTCGACGGCTCGGCGCCGCTCGGGGCCTGGGAGCTCTTCGCGCCCATGGCCCTGACCCAGTACGCGGTCGGGAACGTACCCGTCACCTCCGGCGTCTACCTTCCGTCCGAGGTCGCGGAGTTCGTGCATGAACGTCAGCTGATGTCGGATCGGCAGCCGTACGGGATGAGTCTGCGCAGCGACAGCCTCGACATCGTGCCGTGCATGTACTCGCCGCAGCCGGGTCTGCGCACCACGATGACCGCCGGGCAGCAGCGCGGCTTCGCCTTCGGGCTGGCAGCCCGTGCCGACACCCTCTACGGCACGTACACGCAGCTGTGCCGGGGCGAGTACGGGCTCACGGCGTATCGACACAACGTCTACGATCGCTCCCTAACCGATGCGGTGCATGCCATGGCCGAGCTGATCGCGGTCGAGCCGGACGGCGACGACTCCGTCGACTACATCCCCTCGTACTCCGGATGGTGGAACCGGGCGAAAGGATTCGTCGATGTCGAGAACGAGGATGCCGTGCGCGCCGCAGCGAGCGGAGTGGTGCTCTCCGCGCACTACCTCACCGGCACGGCGGACAGCACACTCTACGACCGCCGCGCTCGCCCGCTCATCGAGTACCAGCTGTCGCGCAAGGGGATCGGCCACTCGCCCGTGATCGGCAGTCCGGTCTACAACGACACCACGCAGTACCGCATCGGGCGCATTCCCACGGATGCGGTGAACCTGACGGCCCTGTATCAGCTCACACACGGCCGGAACGCGGGGATACAGCGCCTCGCCGTGCAGGCGACCAAGGCCGGAACGGTGGGGCAGAGCAGGGCTCCCTTCGCCAACGCCCTGGCGACCTACCGGGCAACGGGCGATCCCGCCTACCTCGCCGAGGCGAAACTCATCGGCTCGCGCTACGTGCAGGAGCAGATCCTCACCCCGTACCGCGGCAACGGGCAGCCTCCAGGGGGCTTCGCCTACAGCTTCTCGAAGTACTGGGTGGATCTGCTGGAGCTGTTCGAGGTCACCGGGGAGGAGGAGTTCCTCGAGGGCGCGTACCGCGAGGTGCAGCGCTTCCTCACGCAGACCACGGTGCGACCGGTGCCGGATGAGACCGTGACCGTGCCGTCCGGTGCCGTGATCAAGCAGCAGTACGACTGGGAGTCGCGCAGCTCACTGCCCGGCTATCCCACGACGACCGTTCCGACCGAGACCGTGCCCGCCTGGTACGTGTCGCCGTCGGGGCTCACCTTCGAGGCCCTCTCCTCCTTCAAGCTCGGGCTCAGCACGCTGGCCAACCCCGGCGGCGGCTATGTCTTCAACCCGTGCTGGGCCGGGGCGCTGCTGCGTCTGGCCCATCACACCGGCGACTCCCTGATCGCGGACGTCGCCCACAACATGGTGATCGGGCGCTTCACGACCTACCCCGGCTATTACGGGCGACAGTTCCAGGTCGCGCACATGAAGCCGGGCTTCGCCACCAGCGGACCTGTCGGGATCACCGGGTACTACTTCCACCACGCTCCCGCCCAGCTCGGCCTCGCGATGGACTACCTCATCAGCGAGAGCTTCTATCGCAGTGCGGGCAGCATCGACTTCCCTCATGTGTTCGAAGCGGACTTCGCGTACTTCAAGTTCTTCGCGTACGGCCACGCTCCCGGTACCTTCTTCGGCGAGGACGGCGTATGGCCGTACTTCCCCGCCGGACTGGTCGCTCTCGACAACCCGCTCGTCAACTGGTTGGCCGGAGTCGGGAACGATTCCCTCTATGTCAGCCTCACCAATTCCGCCGCGAGTGCGCAGCAGGTGGTGGTCGATCTCTCGAGTGATCTGACCGGACTGCCCCGCAACTCGGCCCCGGCCGTCGAGGTGGTCGCCGCCGACGGCAGCCGCTCCACGCAGACCGCGCACGACGGGCGGATCACGGTCAGCGTGCCGGCGCGCGGGCTGGTCGCGCTGGTCGTGCGCGATGTGGAGGTGCAGAAGCCCGCTCTGCCGTCGGACGACATCGCCGATCACGGTCCCGACACCTTCCACGAGGTGGATTCCGACCCGGCGACCGATTACGGTCTCGCGCGAGGCATGCTGCTGATGCGCCCCGGTGGCGACGGCTATGACGCGTATGTCCAGATCGACACCGAGCAGACGGCGACGCTGCGCTATCGGATCGGCGACCAGGCCGTGCAGCAGGCGCCGGCGAAGGGGTACCCCTACGAGTGGACGATCCCGGTCGACGACCTGACCCAGACCTTCCGCTACACGATCACCGCCGGTGGTGTCACGACCTCGGAGGTCACGCTGCGTGTACCCGCGCGCATCAGCGGGCAGAACGCCGCGATCGTCGGAGACGTGGTCGCGCAGGCGACGGGCACCGCGGGCGACCGCGTGCCGCTCGTGATCGAGGTGCGCAACGCCACGGATGAGGCGATCGCGGGCACGGTGGCGCTCACTCTGCCCGGTGGATGGCAGGTGGATGGTGCCGTGCCGGCGGTCTCGGTCGCCGCGGGGGCCTCGGGCAGAGTGGAGACGGCCGTCGTGATCGCGGCGAACGCGACACTCGGCGAGGTCGAGGTGAAGGGATCGCTCTCGATCCCGGGGGAGCCCGCCGTGGCGCTCCGAGCGGCGACGATCGAGGTCATCGACCGGCGCCGGCTGGTGTCGCTGTCGACGGACACCGCGATCGTCAGCGGCCCGGGTGCCGTCGCGAAGCTGACCGCCGTCGTCATCAACACCGGTGTGACCCCGCTGCAGGGCACGCTCGCCCTCTACGGCACGACGGGGTGGATCGTCGGCCCGCAGAGCGCCACCATCACGGTGCCGCCCCGATCCGATCTGACCCACACCTGGACGGTGACGGCCGGCTCCGGTGTCGCGCCCGGCTCATCGACCCGCTTCGAGGCGCGGCTGGACCAGACGCTGCGCCGCGGGGTGCTGGTCCGCATCGCCGACGAGGGCGTGATCACGCACACCCAGTCGCCGTGGCCGGGGTATCTCGAGGCCGGGAACTGGTATCCCAGCGGACTGTCGGGCTGGAACGGCACTCGCACGCGGTA